From a region of the Zingiber officinale cultivar Zhangliang chromosome 4B, Zo_v1.1, whole genome shotgun sequence genome:
- the LOC121975569 gene encoding uncharacterized protein LOC121975569 gives MRFLVSDFLLPSTFIVRPGLGFSDCGEMGQQSLTYSFVARGTAFLAEHTEVAGNFNSITASRGSSPATKSFPHRGRIRDTYMEVIVSSNKNKNKKARCKFDHVQASCC, from the exons ATGCGATTTTTGGTCTCAGACTTTCTTCTTCCCTCTACCTTCATCGTTCGTCCAGGATTAGGGTTTTCTGACTGCGGTGAGATGGGGCAACAGTCGTTGACCTACAGCTTCGTGGCGCGCGGGACGGCATTCCTGGCGGAGCACACGGAGGTCGCCGGCAACTTCAACAGCATCACCGCCAGCAGAGGCTCCTCTCCAGCAACAAAAAGTTTTCCTCATCGAGGACGGATACGGGATACA TACATGGAGGTGATAGTCAGCagcaacaaaaacaaaaacaaaaaagcaCGATGCAAGTTCGACCATGTACAGGCGTCCTGTTGTTAG
- the LOC121975572 gene encoding threonine dehydratase 1 biosynthetic, chloroplastic-like → MESLAALRPSRLPPPSKRPLAGGARLATSFRFHHLCPSIHADSLRARLLEVAAVSSSSSAGFSTQPDATSVSPPLKRVPVDSLQYESGYLGGISEKTYPSSELAADVGQNGALNPMEYLTSILTSKVYDVAIESPLQRASKLSARLGVDLWLKREDLQPVFSFKLRGAYNMMAKLPREQLDRGVICSSAGNHAQGVALAAQKLGCNAVIVMPVTTPEIKWRSVERLGATVILKGDSYDEAQTYAKQCGEEEDRTFIPPFDHPDVIAGQGTIGMEIIRQMSGPIHAIFVPVGGGGLIAGIAAYVKRVLPEVKIIGVEPSDANAMALSLFHGERIMLEQVGGFADGVAVKVVGEETFHLCRELVDGVVLVGRDAICASIKDMFEEKRSILEPAGALALAGAEAYCRYYGLKGEAVVAITSGANMNFDRLRLVTELADVGRKREAVLATNLPEEKGSFKKFCELVGPMNITEFKYRYDSRKENALVLYSVGVHIDSELAAMVLRMEHAQLKTFNLTNDDLAKDHLRYFMGGRSNVQNEILCRFIFPERPGALMKFLDSFSPRWNISLFHYRAQGETGANVLVGIQVPREDLEEFKNRAENVGYEYTYQMNNEAYRLLMQ, encoded by the exons ATGGAATCTCTCGCCGCCCTCCGCCCTTCGCGCCTTCCCCCGCCCTCGAAGCGGCCTCTGGCTGGGGGAGCGCGCCTTGCCACCTCCTTCCGCTTCCACCACCTTTGCCCATCTATCCACGCCGACTCGCTGAGAGCTCGACTGCTCGAGGTTGCCGCCGTCTCCTCATCTTCGTCGGCCGGGTTCAGTACTCAGCCGGATGCAACATCCGTTTCCCCTCCCCTCAAGAGGGTCCCGGTGGATTCTCTGCAGTACGAAAGCGGCTACCTTGGGGGCATTTCTGAGAAAACTTATCCATCGTCTGAGTTAGCGGCCGACGTTGGTCAAAACGGGGCGTTGAATCCTATGGAGTATCTAACCAGTATTTTGACCTCGAAGGTTTATGATGTGGCGATCGAGTCGCCGCTGCAACGAGCGTCGAAATTGTCTGCGAGACTTGGAGTAGATCTCTGGCTTAAGAGAGAGGACTTGCAACCG GTGTTCTCCTTCAAGTTGCGAGGAGCCTACAATATGATGGCTAAACTTCCTCGGGAGCAATTAGATAGAGGAGTCATTTGCTCATCTGCTGGCAATCATGCACAGGGTGTTGCTTTGGCTGCTCAGAAACTAGGATGTAATGCAGTAATTGTAATGCCAGTGACCACACCTGAAATCAAG TGGCGTTCAGTTGAGAGGTTAGGTGCAACTGTCATCCTAAAGGGggattcatatgatgaagcacaaaCATATGCAAAGCAATGTGGAGAGGAGGAAGACCGTACATTCATACCCCCTTTTGATCATCCTGATGTTATTGCAGGTCAGGGAACTATTGGGATGGAAATCATTCGCCAAATGAGTGGTCCTATACACGCAATATTTGTACCGGTCGGTGGTGGTGGGTTAATAGCAGGAATTGCTGCTTATGTAAAACGGGTCCTCCCAGAG GTAAAGATCATTGGAGTAGAACCTTCTGATGCAAATGCAATGGCATTATCTCTATTTCATGGGGAGAGAATTATGCTAGAACAAGTGGGAGGATTTGCAGATGGTGTGGCTGTAAAAGTGGTTGGAGAAGAGACATTCCATTTGTGCAGAGAACTAGTTGATGGAGTGGTTCTTGTTGGTCGTGATGCCATTTGTGCATCCATAAAG GATATGTTTGAGGAGAAAAGAAGCATACTAGAACCAGCTGGTGCTCTTGCTCTAGCTGGGGCAGAGGCCTATTGCAGATACTATGGTTTGAAAGGTGAAGCTGTTGTTGCTATAACAAGTGGCGCAAACATGAATTTTGACAGACTGAGACTTGTGACTGAACTTGCTGATGTTGGTCGCAAACGAGAGGCTGTTTTGGCAACCAATCTACCAGAGGAGAAAGGGAGTTTTAAGAAATTCTGTGAATTG GTTGGTCCTATGAACATTACAGAGTTCAAGTACAGATATGATTCACGTAAAGAAAATGCTCTTGTTCTTTATAG TGTTGGTGTTCATATTGATTCTGAACTTGCAGCAATGGTGCTTAGAATGGAGCACGCCCAACTTAAAACTTTTAACCTCACCAATGATGACTTGGCAAAAGATCATCTTAGATACTTT ATGGGTGGGCGATCAAATGTTCAAAATGAAATACTGTGTCGATTTATATTCCCAGAGAGACCAGGTGCTCTAATGAAATTCTTAGACTCCTTCAGTCCCCGTTGGAACATAAGCTTGTTCCATTACCGAGCACAG GGTGAAACCGGCGCAAATGTACTGGTCGGCATTCAAGTTCCAAGAGAGGATCTGGAAGAATTCAAGAACCGTGCCGAGAATGTTGGCTACGAGTATACATATCAGATGAACAATGAGGCCTATCGTCTGTTGATGCAGTGA
- the LOC121975568 gene encoding podocalyxin-like protein 2, protein MVNGTSSARLPRHCYLSHRGVLAFPSFSGSAAAFLYLLRRDMASSSWCLSTTSPTCVPSMLPSRRPKQSPGAAAGLGAPSPMRRAHGVVCMAPQEERKTRRSPLDFPIEWERPKPPRRPDIFPQFSPMKTPLPHPLPEDPPEEDEEEEEEQQQQEEEEEKPDEEDPEKPEQSRMQHEWWF, encoded by the exons ATGGTAAATGGCACAAGTTCGGCCCGGTTACCCCGCCATTGCTATTTATCTCATCGTGGTGTACTGGCGTTTCCTTCCTTCTCCGGATCAGCCGCCGCCTTCCTTTACCTGCTCCGGCGAGATATGGCCTCCTCGTCGTGGTGTCTTTCGACCACCTCTCCAACCTGCGTGCCTTCCATGTTGCCGTCCCGGAGGCCGAAGCAGTCTCCCGGGGCGGCCGCTGGCCTGGGTGCTCCTTCGCCGATGAGGAGAGCTCACGGCGTCGTCTGCATGGCTCCCCAGGAAGAGAGGAAAACCCGTCGCTCTCCTCTCGATTTCCCCATC GAATGGGAGAGACCCAAACCTCCTAGGAGACCAGATATATTCCCACAATTCAGCCCAATGAAGACTCCATTGCCACATCCACTGCCAGAGGACCCCCCTGAAGAggatgaggaagaggaggaagaacaaCAGCagcaggaggaagaagaagaaaagccaGACGAGGAAGATCCAGAAAAGCCTGAGCAGTCAAGGATGCAACATGAATGGTGGTTTTGA
- the LOC121975571 gene encoding DEAD-box ATP-dependent RNA helicase 37-like: MRTSWADAVADADNSAAVTSASVANVVTASAAPSRGGRPAYVPPHLRNRPVTTESCAAPAAPAAPSPVGGTSKLSASAAPATGGSRRGGGSVRDVVRAGSSGARTGWHSRGGGGNRKEREANPFLNDDETIEVAFDSKENSGINFDAYEDIPVETSGENVPPPVNTFAEIDLGDTLNENIRRCRYVKPTPVQRYAIPISLAGRDLMACAQTGSGKTAAFCFPIISAIMRGPPGPRQRGSRTALPLALILSPTRELSVQIHEEARKFSFQTGVRAVVAYGGAPINQQLRDLERGVDILVATPGRLVDLMERARVSLQHIRYLALDEADRMLDMGFEPQIRRIVEQMDMPPRGQRQTMLFSATFPKEIQRLASDFLYKYIFLAVGRVGSSTDLIVQRVEFVTESDKRSHLMDLIHAQRDSGAHGKQSLTLVFVETKRGADSLEHWLCMNGFPATTIHGDRTQQEREQALRSFKTGATPILVATDVAARGLDIPHVAHVINFDLPNDIDDYVHRIGRTGRAGKSGLATAFFNDSNASLARSLSELMQESNQEVPQWLTRYAAARSHSGGGGGRNRRSGGARFGGRDFRRDSSYTKGGGGDYYGGSFGASAGYGGGYGSAGVASAWD; the protein is encoded by the exons ATGCGAACGTCATGGGCTGATGCAGTTGCGGACGCCGATAACTCGGCTGCCGTGACCAGCGCCTCCGTTGCCAACGTTGTCACCGCCTCCGCTGCCCCTTCCCGTGGTGGCCGCCCTGCCTACGTGCCTCCTCATCTTCGCAACCGTCCAGTGACTACTGAGTCCTGTGCAGCGCCAGCAGCGCCGGCAGCTCCATCTCCAGTAGGAGGTACGTCAAAGCTATCGGCATCTGCTGCTCCTGCTACTGGTGGGAGCCGCCGGGGTGGTGGTTCTGTCCGTGACGTGGTTCGTGCTGGATCTAGTGGTGCGAGAACTGGCTGGCACTCCAGAGGCGGTGGTGGGAATAGGAAGGAACGTGAGGCGAACCCTTTTTTGAATGATGATGAGACCATTGAGGTTGCATTTGATAGCAAGGAAAATTCAGGGATCAATTTTGATGCTTATGAAGACATCCCTGTCGAGACCAGTGGTGAGAATGTGCCCCCACCTGTGAACACATTTGCTGAAATTGATTTGGGGGACACACTAAATGAGAACATCAGGCGGTGCAGGTATGTGAAACCAACCCCCGTCCAGCGCTATGCAATCCCCATTTCACTTGCAGGCCGGGACCTCATGGCCTGTGCTCAGACTGGATCAGGAAAGACAGCGGCTTTCTGCTTTCCAATCATCAGTGCAATCATGAGGGGACCTCCAGGACCGAGGCAAAGAGGATCAAGGACTGCCCTTCCTCTAGCTTTGATTTTGTCACCAACCCGTGAGCTATCTGTTCAA ATACATGAGGAGGCCAGAAAGTTCTCTTTCCAGACTGGTGTTCGAGCAGTAGTTGCCTATGGCGGAGCTCCTATAAATCAGCAG TTGCGAGACTTAGAAAGGGGTGTTGACATACTTGTGGCAACTCCTGGTCGTTTGGTGGATTTGATGGAGAGGGCTAGAGTTTCTTTGCAACATATTAGATATTTGGCCTTAGATGAGGCTGACAGAATGCTTGATATGGGCTTTGAGCCACAAATTAGGAGAATTGTGGAACAGATGGACATGCCTCCACGTGGTCAAAGGCAAACTATGCTGTTCAGTGCCACCTTCCCAAAGGAGATACAG AGGTTGGCTTCTGATTTCCTTTATAAGTACATCTTTCTTGCTGTTGGGAGAGTTGGTTCAAGCACTGATTTGATTGTTCAAAGGGTGGAATTTGTAACGGAATCTGATAAAAGAAGCCATCTTATGGATCTTATTCATGCCCAAAGAGATAGTGGCGCTCATGGAAAA CAATCTCTGACGTTGGTTTTTGTGGAGACAAAAAGAGGAGCTGATTCTTTAGAACACTGGTTGTGTATGAATGGGTTTCCAGCAACCACAATTCATGGAGATAGGACTCAGCAG GAAAGGGAACAAGCTTTGCGATCTTTCAAGACGGGTGCTACGCCCATTCTTGTCGCGACTGACGTTGCAGCACGCGGGTTGGACATACCGCACGTGGCACACGTTATTAATTTTGACCTACCCAACGACATCGACGACTACGTGCACCGAATTGGAAGGACAGGCAGAGCTGGAAAGTCGGGCCTTGCCACTGCCTTCTTCAACGACAGTAATGCATCCTTAGCTAGGTCATTGTCTGAGCTAATGCAAGAATCAAACCAGGAGGTGCCACAATGGCTCACTCGCTACGCAGCTGCTCGTTCTCACAGCGGCGGTGGGGGTGGTAGAAATCGAAGGTCTGGTGGAGCCCGGTTCGGTGGCCGTGACTTCAGGAGAGATTCCTCCTATACCAAAGGTGGCGGAGGAGATTATTATGGAGGATCATTTGGTGCATCTGCAGGATATGGAGGTGGATATGGAAGTGCAGGAGTGGCAAGTGCTTGGGACTAG
- the LOC121975567 gene encoding hydroxyproline O-galactosyltransferase GALT6-like, which produces MRRSPKVEAVLSLGRKRSLQALLIAVFLYVGLLLLEVPFISSGISPAQSSSRYAAAGLLGGDGVSLSLNLGSEDLAARVRPSRRTHRLDESAHGPADLRFSSDRGRTLSVSGLNFLLNVAAAGDWPTSGLHKSARDAWEVGHKLLKELKAAPLKGPQITKEENRTEERCPHSIILSGEEFLQREKVMVIPCGLTLGSYITLVAKPFRAHAEYDPKITILGEGEKEIMVSQFMMELQGLKTVDGEDPPRILHFNPRLKGDWSGKPVIEQNTCYRMQWGSAQRCEGWKSPASDETVDGLLKCEKWIREDDNKMEESTATWWLNRLIGRTKKISLDWSYPFAEEKLFVLTLSAGLEGYHVNVNGRHVTSFPYRTAYVLEDATGLSVKGDIHVHSIFAGSLPTSHPSFAPQKSLEMSEEWQALPLPDGPVELFIGILSAGNHFAERMAVRKSWMRTVRKSSNIVARFFVALHGRKEVNIELKKEAEFFGDIVMVPFLDSYDLLVLKTVAICEYGVRSVSARYIMKCDDDTFVRVDSVINEVKKVPSDKSLYIGNINYHHQPLREGKWAVTYEEWPEEDYPPYANGPGYVVSSDIAHFIIYNFEKHKLRLFKMEDVSMGMWLEQFNNSRAIEYVHSLKFCQFGCIDGYYTAHYQSPRQMTCMWDKLQAGKPQCCNMR; this is translated from the exons ATGAGGCGATCGCCTAAGGTGGAGGCGGTGCTCTCGCTTGGCCGGAAGCGATCGTTGCAGGCATTACTCATCGCGGTCTTTCTTTACGTTGGGCTCCTTCTCTTGGAGGTTCCTTTCATCTCCAGCGGGATTTCCCCTGCTCAGTCCTCCTCCAGGTATGCTGCTGCCGGGCTGCTCGGCGGCGACGGTGTGAGCCTCTCCCTCAACCTCGGATCGGAGGACTTGGCCGCGAGGGTTCGTCCTTCTCGCCGAACGCACCGCCTTGATGAATCGGCCCATGGACCCGCCGACCTCCGTTTCTCATCTGACCGGGGAAGGACGCTGTCGGTATCAGGGCTCAATTTCCTCCTCAATGTTGCTGCTGCTGGCGACTGGCCGACCTCCGGGCTTCACAAGTCTGCGAGGGACGCGTGGGAGGTGGGGCATAAGCTGCTCAAGGAGCTAAAAGCAGCGCCTTTGAAAGGACCTCAGATCACGAAGGAGGAGAACCGGACGGAAGAGAGATGCCCGCACTCGATCATACTCTCTGGGGAAGAGTTCCTTCAAAGGGAGAAGGTCATGGTGATCCCCTGTGGATTAACATTGGGTTCGTACATAACCCTTGTTGCGAAACCGTTCAGAGCTCACGCGGAATATGACCCTAAAATTACGATCTTGGGCGAAGGGGAGAAGGAGATCATGGTGTCTCAGTTCATGATGGAGCTGCAGGGGCTTAAAACAGTAGACGGGGAGGATCCGCCTAGGATTCTCCATTTTAACCCTCGGCTGAAGGGAGATTGGAGTGGAAAGCCGGTTATTGAGCAGAATACTTGCTATCGCATGCAGTGGGGATCAGCCCAACGGTGCGAGGGTTGGAAGTCCCCGGCTAGTGATGAAACCG TTGATGGGCTATTGAAGTGTGAAAAGTGGATACGTGAGGATGACAACAAGATGGAGGAGTCAACGGCAACATGGTGGTTAAACCGATTAATTGGTCGGACAAAAAAGATTTCATTGGACTGGTCATATCCATTTGCTGAAGAGAAGTTGTTTGTTCTCACACTTAGTGCTGGATTGGAAGGTTATCATGTCAATGTTAATGGAAGACATGTGACTTCTTTTCCTTATCGAACT GCTTATGTTCTTGAAGACGCAACTGGTTTGTCAGTGAAAGGGGACATTCATGTCCATTCCATTTTTGCTGGCTCATTGCCAACTTCACATCCTAGCTTTGCTCCACAGAAGAGCCTAGAAATGTCAGAAGAATGGCAAGCACTGCCACTTCCTGATGGACCAGTTGAACTTTTCATCGGCATCCTTTCTGCAGGCAACCATTTTGCAGAGCGGATGGCTGTTAGGAAATCATGGATGCGTACTGTTAGAAAATCTTCCAATATTGTGGCTCGGTTTTTTGTTGCTCTG CATGGAAGGAAGGAAGTGAATATTGAGTTGAAGAAAGAGGCTGAGTTCTTTGGTGACATAGTTATGGTTCCTTTTCTAGATAGCtatgatcttcttgttctcaagaCTGTTGCCATATGTGAATATGGG GTCCGTTCTGTTTCTGCACGCTATATAATGAAATGTGATGATGATACATTTGTCAGAGTTGATTCAGTGATCAATGAAGTCAAGAAAGTTCCTAGTGACAAAAGCCTATATATCGGTAACATAAACTATCACCACCAACCGCTACGGGAAGGGAAATGGGCGGTCACATATGAG GAATGGCCCGAAGAGGATTATCCACCCTATGCTAATGGTCCAGGATATGTTGTATCATCTGATATTGCTCATTTTATCATTTATAATTTTGAGAAGCACAAATTAAGG TTGTTTAAAATGGAAGATGTGAGCATGGGCATGTGGCTCGAGCAGTTCAATAACTCCAGAGCAATTGAATACGTTCACAGCCTCAAGTTCTGCCAGTTCGGATGCATTGACGGTTACTACACTGCACATTACCAGTCTCCAAGGCAAATGACATGCATGTGGGATAAATTGCAAGCAGGAAAGCCTCAATGCTGTAACATGAGATGA